The following nucleotide sequence is from Buchnera aphidicola (Schlechtendalia peitan).
TTTTGTTTTTAGAAACTGTTTATTTTCTGAAGGAACGTATTCTGATATTCTTACTCGTACTTTAGCATGCAGTTCAGCTAATCCCATACGATATACTCTTTCTGCTTCTCTAGGATTGCTCAATATCATACCTTCTCCTTTTGCATTAATTTTTTCTCGAGTCATATAGTACAACCCTAATACGACATCTTGAGAAGGTACAATAATTGGTTCCCCATTAGCAGGTGATAAAATATTGTTAGTAGACATCATTAATGACCGTGCTTCTAATTGAGCTTCCAAAGTTAACGGTACGTGTACAGCCATTTGATCTCCATCAAAATCTGCATTATATGCCGCACATACTAATGGATGTAGTTGTATAGCTTTTCCTTCAATTAATACTGGTTCAAAAGCTTGAATGCCTAATCTATGTAAAGTAGGAGCTCTATTTAGTAATACAGGATGTTCTCGAATAACTTCATCTAAAATATCCCATACAATTGATTCTTCACGTTCTACCATTCTTTTTGCAGCTTTAATTGTAGTAGCTAGTCCTTTTATTTCTAATTTTCCATAAATAAATGGTTTGAATAATTCCAGAGCCATTTTTTTTGGTAAGCCACATTGGTGTAAACGTAAATAAGGACCAACAGTAATTACTGATCTTCCTGAGTAATCTACTCTTTTCCCTAATAAATTTTGTCTAAATCGACCTTGTTTTCCTTTGATCATGTCAGATAGCGATTTGAGCGGACGTTTATTAGATCCTGTTATAGCTCTACCTCTTCTTCCATTATCTAATAATGCATCTACTGCTTCTTGTAACATTCTTTTTTCATTTCTTACAATAATATCAGGAGCTGATAGTTCTAATAAACGTTTTAATCTATTGTTTCTATTTATAACTCTACGGTATAAATCATTTAAATCTGATGTAGCAAATCGCCCGCCATCTAATGGTACTAATGGTCGAAGATCGGGTGGTAAAATAGGTAATACTGTAAGAACCATCCATTCAGGTTTGTTATGCGATTGTATAAAAGATTCTAGTAATTTAATACGTTTTGTTAATTTTTTTCGTTTGGTTTCAGAATTACTATCACGTAGTTCTTTTCTTAACGTTTCGCATTCTTGAATTAAGTTCATATTAGTTAAAAGTAATTGTATAGCTTCTGCACCCATTTTAACTACAAATTCATCTCCAAATTCTTCTAATGCATCTGAATATTGTTCTTCAGTTAAAATTTGACGTTTTTCCAGGTTAGTTATTCCTTCCTCGATGACAACGTAAGACTCAAAGTAAAGAACTCTTTCAATATCTCGTAATGGCATATCTAGTAATAATCCAATTCTTGATGGTAACGATTTTAAAAACCAAATGTGCGCAATAGGAGAAGCTAGTTCAATATGTCCCATACGTTCTCTTCGAACTTTACTTTGAGTAACTTCTACACCACATTTTTCACAAATTACTCCACGATGTTTTAATCGTTTATATTTCCCACATAGACATTCATAGTCTTTAACTGGGCCAAAAATACGTGCACAAAATAATCCATTTCTTTCTGGCTTAAATGTTCTGTAATTAATTGTTTCTGGTTTTTTAACTTCTCCAAATGACCAAGATCGAATCATATCTGGAGAAGCAAGAGAAATTTTTATTGCATCAAATTCATCAGTTTTAATTTGTGATTTTAAAAATTTTAATAAATCTTTCACGAATTAGTTCCCGCCGAAGTGAAATATTTGAAAATAATTAAATTAGTTAATAAGAAATTTTCAGAATTAAATGTTAACATTGTTTTTTTAATCGTTTTCTAACTCAATGTTGATTCCTAGTGATCTAATTTCTTTTAATAAAACATTAAAGGATTCCGGCATTCCTGGTTCCATTTTATAATTTCCATCTACTATATTTTTATACATCTTAGTCCTTCCATTAACATCATCAGATTTAACTGTTAACATTTCTTGTAAAGTATAAGCGGCCCCGTAAGCTTCTAACGCCCATACTTCCATTTCGCCAAATCTTTGTCCTCCAAATTGTGCTTTACCTCCTAATGGTTGTTGAGTGACTAAACTATACGATCCTGTAGATCTTGCATGCATTTTATCGTCAACAAGATGATTTAGTTTTAACATATACATATATCCTACAGTCACTGGTCTTTCAAATTTTTCTCCAGTCCTCCCGTCGAAAAGTATTATTTGCCCAGAAGACGGAAAATCTGCTAGTTTTAAAAATTCTTTTATTTCGCTTTCTCGAGCTCCATCGAAAACAGGTGTTGCAATCGGTAATCCATTTTTAAAATTTTTTGCTAGACATAATATTTCATCATCAGAAAAAGTATTAAAATCAACTTTTTGTTTAGTTTGTTCTCCTAAATTAAAAGCTTTTTGAATAAAATTTCTAATAGTTGTAATAGAACTTCGAGTTTGTAACATTTTATCAATTTTATCTCCAATTCCTTTTGATGCTAATCCTAAGTGAGTTTCTAAAATTTGACCAATATTCATTCTAGATGGTACTCCTAAAGGATTTAAAACAATATCTACAGGAACTCCATTTTCGTCATATGGCATATCTTCAATAGGGTTAATTTTTGAAATTACTCCTTTATTTCCATGACGACCAGCCATTTTATCTCCTGGTTGAATTTGTCTTTTTACTGCTAGATAAACTTTAACTATTTTTAAAACTCCAGGAGTTAAATCGTCTCCTTGAGTAATTTTTTTACGTGTAATTTCTAATTTTTTTTCGAATTTTTTTTGAAGAATATTATATTGTAAGATTAATTGTGTTAACTTTTTTTTATTTTTTTTATCGTTTATAGAAATTTTTAACCATTCTTTTTTAGATAATGTTTGTAATATTTTTATATCTATTCCTGATGATAATAGAACTAATTGAATTTGACTAAATAAGCTGGATTCGAGTATTTTCAGTTCCTCTGTTAGATCTTTTTGTGCTTTTTTGAGTTGGGTATTTTCAATTTCTAAAGCTCTTTTATCTTTTTCTACACCATCTCTTGTAAATACTTGCACATCAATAACAGTTCCAGAAACTCCATTAGGAACTCTTAGAGATGAATCTTTAACGTCAGAAGCTTTTTCTCCAAAAATTGCTCTTAATAATTTTTCTTCTGGTGTTAATTGTGTTTCACCTTTTGGAGTTACTTTGCCTACTAAAATGTCTCCTCCGTTTACTTCTGCTCCAATGTAAACGATTCCTGATTCATCTAATTTAGATAATGCAGATTCTCCTACATTAGGTATATCTGATGTAATTTCTTCAGAACCTAATTTTGTATCTCGAGAAATACACGCTAATTCTTGAATATGAATTGTAGTAAATCTATCGTCTTGAACAACTTTTTCAGATACTAAAATAGAATCTTCAAAGTTGTATCCATTCCAAGGCATGAATGCTACACGCATATTTTGACCTAATGCTAATTCACCTAAATCTGTAGATGGTCCATCAGCTAATACGTCATTTTTTTCTACTTTTTCTCCTAATGATACGCATGGTATTTGATTAATGCATGTGTTTTGATTAGATCTTGTATATTTTACAAGATTATAGATATCAATCCCTGCTTCCCCAGAATACATTTCTTCTTTATTAACTTTTATGACAATTCTAGATGCATCTATATATTGAATTTTTCCCCCTCTTTTAGCAACTTCTGTTACACCAGAATCAACAGCAACTGTGCGTTCCATTCCTGTTCCAATTAACGGTTTATCAGAAATTAGTGTAGGAACAGCTTGTCGTTGCATATTAGCCCCCATTAAAGCTCTATTAGCATCATCATGTTCTAGAAATGGAATTAATGATGCTCCTACTGAAACTATTTGTTGAGTAGAAACATCCAT
It contains:
- the rpoB gene encoding DNA-directed RNA polymerase subunit beta, which produces MVYSYTEKKRIRKDFGKRPQVLNIPYLLSIQLDSFKKFIQRDPNGLCGLEAAFRSIFPIFSYNSSAELQYIEYYLGNATFNVKECQTRGITYSVPLRVKLRLVIYDRETLDKTIKDIKEQEVYMGEIPLMTKNGTFIINGTERVVVSQLHRSPGVFFDSDKGKTHSSGKVLYNARIIPYRGSWLDFEFDPKDNLFIRIDRRRKLPVSIILRALNFTTEEILNIFFKTNIFKILPTKIIMELVPERLRGETATFDIHANYKTYVKKGQRITARHIYLLKKDKINSIEVPIEYLTRKISAKNYYRKKTKDIIISANAEITFEIIQQLKLNDILEIETIFTNDLDHGPYISETLKIDPTHDRFSALVEIYRMMRPGEPPTRDATETLFENLFFSEERYDLSPVGRMKFNRSLSRTNIQGTGTLNKLDIIDVIKKLIDIRNGKGDIDDIDHLGNRRIRSVGEMTENQFRIGLIRVERAVKERLSLGDLDTLMPQDMINAKPISAAIKEFFGSSQLSQFMDQNNPLSEITHKRRISALGLGGLTRERAGFEVRDVHPTHYGRVCPIETPEGPNIGLINSLSVYARTNAYGFLETPYQKVKNGAITNAIEYLSAIEEGNFVIAQANTNLNKEGYFTDDLVTCRHKGESSLFNPSQVNYMDVSTQQIVSVGASLIPFLEHDDANRALMGANMQRQAVPTLISDKPLIGTGMERTVAVDSGVTEVAKRGGKIQYIDASRIVIKVNKEEMYSGEAGIDIYNLVKYTRSNQNTCINQIPCVSLGEKVEKNDVLADGPSTDLGELALGQNMRVAFMPWNGYNFEDSILVSEKVVQDDRFTTIHIQELACISRDTKLGSEEITSDIPNVGESALSKLDESGIVYIGAEVNGGDILVGKVTPKGETQLTPEEKLLRAIFGEKASDVKDSSLRVPNGVSGTVIDVQVFTRDGVEKDKRALEIENTQLKKAQKDLTEELKILESSLFSQIQLVLLSSGIDIKILQTLSKKEWLKISINDKKNKKKLTQLILQYNILQKKFEKKLEITRKKITQGDDLTPGVLKIVKVYLAVKRQIQPGDKMAGRHGNKGVISKINPIEDMPYDENGVPVDIVLNPLGVPSRMNIGQILETHLGLASKGIGDKIDKMLQTRSSITTIRNFIQKAFNLGEQTKQKVDFNTFSDDEILCLAKNFKNGLPIATPVFDGARESEIKEFLKLADFPSSGQIILFDGRTGEKFERPVTVGYMYMLKLNHLVDDKMHARSTGSYSLVTQQPLGGKAQFGGQRFGEMEVWALEAYGAAYTLQEMLTVKSDDVNGRTKMYKNIVDGNYKMEPGMPESFNVLLKEIRSLGINIELEND